In Terrirubrum flagellatum, a genomic segment contains:
- a CDS encoding type II toxin-antitoxin system Phd/YefM family antitoxin, which produces MATTTLSSREFQQNANLAQRAAHTGPVIITNRGRPSHVLLTYDEYERLAGGKRSLVEALSMPGLADLEVEFPHLRDLARPADF; this is translated from the coding sequence ATGGCTACGACAACGCTTTCCAGCCGCGAATTTCAGCAGAACGCCAATCTGGCTCAGAGGGCGGCTCATACCGGTCCGGTGATCATCACCAACCGAGGGCGGCCGTCGCATGTGCTGCTGACCTATGACGAGTATGAGCGGCTGGCTGGCGGGAAGCGGAGCTTGGTCGAGGCGCTCTCGATGCCCGGATTGGCCGATCTTGAAGTGGAGTTTCCGCACTTGCGCGATCTGGCGCGGCCGGCGGATTTTTGA
- the repC gene encoding plasmid replication protein RepC, with protein MTDHLATTPFGRRPVTLGQIAARLNADAAIAEAANPGSNRPTAVHKWKLFRAITEARVEIGVSDRALAVLNALLTFHPETALSLPAGEGEGIETEGEGGPNAATALVVFPSNRELSLRAHGLGERSIARHLASLVEAGLIIRRDSPNGKRYARRARGSGEGFAEAFGFDLTPLVARAGEFESIAEQLRREHQRMRVLRERISLHRRDIAKMIACGLEEGGEGAGDWDRFAAELLAFAGPLRRVHDAASLERIESGLGELRRAVTAAVSELARRDNETRRERPGRSASDSGQESGNAGSDVSHLSNSNTQPPDLEPASKEAWGEIQPPDADPESGTTPAAKHRDDPPPLGLVLDACPDIGDWAPDGIRRWSDFLAAARLLRPALGVSPSAWTEAVDILGETNAAIALAAILQRHESSSDAVSTPVTDGGPPRVTVHGSPAIRSAGGYLRVLTEQASAGDFSISPLLMALIGQRMKAKRRKIGGPAGEDSPSRR; from the coding sequence ATGACAGATCATCTCGCGACGACGCCTTTCGGGCGGCGACCGGTGACGCTTGGCCAGATTGCAGCGCGGCTCAACGCCGACGCTGCGATCGCCGAAGCGGCGAATCCTGGCTCGAACCGGCCGACGGCCGTCCACAAATGGAAGCTCTTCCGCGCCATCACCGAAGCGCGCGTCGAGATCGGCGTGTCCGACCGCGCGCTCGCCGTGCTCAACGCGCTCCTCACTTTCCATCCCGAGACCGCGCTCAGCCTGCCGGCAGGGGAGGGCGAAGGGATCGAGACGGAGGGCGAGGGCGGCCCCAATGCAGCCACGGCCCTGGTGGTCTTCCCGTCGAACCGGGAGCTGTCGCTGCGCGCCCACGGGCTCGGCGAGCGCTCGATCGCCCGCCATCTCGCCAGCCTGGTCGAGGCCGGGCTGATCATCCGGCGCGATAGTCCGAACGGCAAACGCTACGCCCGCAGGGCGCGCGGAAGCGGGGAGGGGTTCGCCGAGGCGTTCGGCTTCGATCTGACGCCGCTGGTCGCCCGCGCCGGCGAATTCGAGAGCATCGCCGAACAGCTCAGGCGCGAGCACCAGCGCATGCGGGTGCTGCGCGAGCGCATCTCGCTGCATCGGCGGGACATCGCCAAGATGATCGCCTGCGGGCTGGAGGAAGGCGGGGAGGGAGCGGGAGATTGGGATCGCTTCGCGGCCGAACTTCTCGCCTTCGCCGGGCCGCTGCGGCGCGTCCATGACGCGGCTTCGCTGGAGCGCATCGAGAGCGGTCTTGGTGAACTCCGGCGAGCCGTGACGGCGGCGGTTTCGGAACTGGCGCGCCGCGATAACGAGACAAGGCGCGAGAGGCCGGGGCGCAGCGCTTCGGATTCAGGACAAGAGTCAGGCAATGCCGGCTCTGATGTCAGCCACCTTTCTAATTCAAATACCCAACCTCCAGATCTTGAACCTGCTTCCAAAGAAGCATGGGGCGAAATCCAGCCTCCAGACGCCGATCCCGAAAGCGGGACAACGCCAGCGGCGAAACATCGGGATGATCCGCCACCGCTTGGCCTCGTGCTCGACGCCTGTCCCGACATCGGGGATTGGGCGCCAGACGGAATCCGCCGCTGGTCGGATTTCCTGGCCGCCGCCCGCTTGCTGCGCCCGGCGCTTGGCGTGTCTCCCAGCGCCTGGACCGAGGCGGTTGATATCCTGGGCGAGACCAATGCGGCGATCGCGCTCGCTGCAATCCTGCAGCGGCACGAAAGTTCGTCCGACGCCGTCTCCACTCCTGTGACGGATGGCGGGCCGCCGCGGGTGACTGTCCATGGCTCGCCGGCGATCCGGTCGGCCGGCGGGTATCTGCGGGTGCTGACCGAGCAGGCGAGCGCGGGCGACTTCTCGATCAGCCCGCTGCTGATGGCCCTCATCGGCCAAAGGATGAAGGCGAAACGGCGCAAGATTGGCGGGCCGGCAGGCGAAGATTCACCTTCCCGGCGGTGA
- a CDS encoding type II toxin-antitoxin system VapC family toxin: MFLLDTNVIAELRKAGDGRADARVVAWLSGGDATSFYLSAITLMEVELGVLLLERRDPAQGARLRSWMERQVQPEFAERTLPVDAAVALRAARLHAANPRPERDALIAATALAHNMIMVTRNVADFAPTGVRIINPWDASQQAGG, from the coding sequence ATGTTTCTGCTCGACACCAATGTAATCGCGGAGCTTCGTAAAGCCGGGGATGGGAGGGCCGACGCGCGTGTTGTGGCGTGGCTCTCCGGCGGCGATGCGACAAGCTTTTATCTCTCGGCGATCACTTTGATGGAGGTCGAACTGGGCGTCCTCCTGCTTGAGCGAAGGGACCCGGCTCAAGGGGCGCGACTGCGATCCTGGATGGAGCGGCAGGTTCAGCCTGAATTCGCCGAACGAACATTGCCGGTTGATGCGGCCGTCGCCCTGCGCGCCGCCCGGCTTCACGCGGCGAATCCGCGGCCGGAGCGGGACGCGCTGATCGCTGCGACCGCGCTCGCCCACAACATGATCATGGTGACGCGCAACGTCGCTGATTTCGCCCCGACCGGCGTCCGTATTATCAATCCCTGGGACGCCAGCCAGCAGGCCGGCGGCTAG
- the repA gene encoding plasmid partitioning protein RepA, protein MAASTVAQPEAPGDLRALINADAAELSARLRAHQLRNFPPLAQKTIRRFSPGETAKFIGIHEGYLRQLVSEGKGPPAQPNGRRTYSVEDIEELRAALDQGAKGARRYSPRRRDGEALQVVSVMNFKGGSGKTTTAAHLSQFLALHGYRVLAVDLDPQASLSALFGHQPELDVGENETLYGAIRYDDNRREMAEIVRSTYIPNLHVVPGQLELMEFEHETPKALLERRTQDSLFFARIGEALGQVSDAYDVVIIDCPPQLGFLTLSALSAATAVLITIHPQMLDVMSMSQFLNMTGSLLDVVAGAGGQTNYDWMRYLITRYEPSDGPQTQMVGFMRSIFGDRVLTHPMLKSTAIADAGLTKQTLYEVERQQFTRGTYDRAVEALDLVNGEIEELVRRAWGRA, encoded by the coding sequence ATGGCGGCGTCGACCGTAGCACAGCCAGAGGCGCCCGGCGATCTCCGGGCGCTTATCAACGCGGACGCCGCCGAGCTGTCCGCGCGGCTGCGCGCGCATCAGCTCCGCAACTTTCCGCCGCTGGCGCAGAAGACCATTCGCCGCTTCAGCCCCGGCGAGACGGCGAAATTCATCGGCATCCATGAGGGCTATCTCCGGCAGCTCGTCTCCGAGGGCAAGGGGCCTCCGGCGCAGCCGAACGGCCGGCGCACTTATTCGGTCGAGGACATCGAGGAGCTGCGAGCGGCGCTCGACCAGGGGGCTAAGGGCGCGCGGCGCTATTCGCCGCGCCGCCGGGATGGCGAGGCGCTGCAGGTCGTCTCGGTGATGAATTTCAAGGGCGGCTCCGGCAAGACGACGACCGCCGCCCACCTCTCGCAGTTTCTCGCCCTGCACGGCTACCGCGTGCTGGCGGTCGATCTCGATCCGCAGGCGAGCCTCTCCGCTCTCTTCGGCCATCAGCCCGAGCTCGACGTAGGCGAGAACGAGACGCTCTACGGCGCCATCCGCTATGACGATAACAGGCGCGAGATGGCCGAGATCGTCCGCTCGACCTACATCCCGAACCTTCACGTCGTGCCCGGCCAGCTTGAATTGATGGAGTTCGAGCATGAGACGCCGAAGGCGCTGCTGGAACGGCGGACGCAGGACTCCCTGTTCTTCGCCCGCATCGGCGAGGCGCTCGGCCAGGTCAGCGACGCCTATGACGTCGTGATCATCGACTGCCCTCCCCAGCTCGGCTTTCTCACCCTGTCGGCTCTCAGCGCGGCGACGGCGGTGTTGATCACCATCCATCCGCAGATGCTCGACGTGATGTCGATGTCGCAGTTCCTCAACATGACCGGCAGCCTGCTCGACGTGGTGGCGGGCGCGGGCGGCCAAACGAACTATGACTGGATGCGTTATCTCATCACCCGCTATGAGCCGAGCGACGGGCCGCAGACCCAGATGGTCGGCTTCATGCGCTCAATCTTCGGCGACCGCGTGCTCACCCATCCCATGCTGAAGAGCACGGCGATCGCCGACGCCGGCCTGACCAAGCAGACCCTTTATGAGGTCGAGCGGCAGCAATTCACCCGCGGCACCTATGACCGCGCCGTCGAGGCGCTCGATCTCGTCAATGGCGAGATCGAGGAGCTGGTGCGGCGCGCCTGGGGGAGAGCCTGA
- a CDS encoding acyl-CoA dehydrogenase family protein, which produces MSETRPETESWSDIRAEVAKLCARFPGDYWRKLDETRSYPTEFVKALTESGYLSVLIPEEYGGSGLPLSAAAAILEEIQRQGCNGAACHAQMYVMGSILRHGSDEQKKRYLPKVAAGELRLQAFGVTEPTSGTDTTALRTTARREGDRYIVNGQKIWTSRAEHSDLMLLLARTTPREQTAKRTEGLSTFIVDMRATLGKGLSIRPIRTMMNHNSCEVFFDNMEVPAENLVGEEGKGFRYILSGMNAERILIAAECVGDAKWFIEKASNYARERNVFGRQIGQNQGVQFPIARAYANMRAAELMVKEALRLYESGANPGAEANMAKMLSADASFEAANVCVQTHGGFGFAEEYDVERKFRETRLYQVAPISTNLILSFLAEHVLGMPRSY; this is translated from the coding sequence ATGAGCGAGACGCGGCCTGAGACGGAGTCCTGGAGCGACATCCGCGCGGAAGTCGCGAAGCTTTGCGCGCGATTCCCCGGCGACTACTGGCGCAAGCTTGATGAGACGCGTTCCTATCCCACGGAGTTCGTGAAAGCGCTGACGGAGAGCGGTTATCTCTCCGTGCTCATTCCGGAAGAATATGGCGGATCGGGCCTGCCGCTTTCCGCCGCCGCCGCGATTCTCGAAGAGATCCAGCGTCAGGGCTGCAACGGCGCGGCGTGTCATGCGCAGATGTATGTGATGGGTTCGATCCTGCGTCACGGCAGCGACGAGCAGAAGAAGCGCTATCTGCCGAAAGTGGCCGCGGGCGAATTGCGCTTGCAGGCGTTTGGCGTCACCGAGCCGACGAGCGGCACCGACACGACGGCGCTGCGCACCACCGCGCGTCGCGAGGGCGATCGCTACATCGTCAACGGGCAGAAGATCTGGACGAGCCGCGCCGAACATTCCGATCTCATGCTGCTGCTCGCGCGCACGACGCCGCGCGAGCAGACGGCGAAACGCACGGAGGGCCTGTCGACCTTCATCGTCGACATGCGCGCGACGCTCGGAAAAGGCCTGTCGATCCGGCCGATCCGCACCATGATGAATCACAATTCCTGCGAAGTGTTCTTCGACAATATGGAAGTTCCGGCCGAAAATCTCGTCGGCGAGGAAGGCAAGGGTTTCCGCTATATTCTCTCCGGCATGAACGCCGAGCGCATTTTGATCGCGGCGGAATGCGTCGGCGACGCGAAATGGTTCATTGAGAAGGCGTCGAATTATGCGCGCGAGCGCAATGTGTTCGGCCGACAGATCGGACAGAATCAGGGCGTACAGTTTCCGATCGCGCGCGCCTACGCCAATATGCGCGCGGCGGAGCTGATGGTGAAGGAGGCGCTGCGGCTTTACGAGTCCGGCGCCAATCCCGGCGCCGAGGCGAACATGGCGAAGATGCTTAGCGCCGACGCGTCGTTCGAGGCGGCCAATGTGTGCGTGCAGACCCATGGCGGCTTCGGCTTCGCCGAGGAATATGATGTCGAGCGCAAATTCCGGGAGACGCGGCTCTATCAGGTGGCGCCGATCTCGACGAACCTCATCCTCTCCTTCCTCGCCGAGCATGTGCTGGGCATGCCGCGCTCCTACTGA
- a CDS encoding CocE/NonD family hydrolase: MSDLPSHQLIDEHVVVHKDVFIAMRDGVRLATDIYRPARSGAPVNQPAPVILERTPYGKTQRSRAEIEIGMSGPMLRAEVAAHFVRHGYIVIYQDCRGRHGSEGEFVKYLSEGPDGFDAMAWIAKQSWCDGRIGTMGLSYAAHTQLAAACLNPPGLATMILDSGGFSNAFTCGIRQGGAFELKQATWAYNQAREGAIATGDKVAQRALEAENLHDWFGCMPWSEGRSPVRASPEYEAYLLEQWRHENFDEFWKQVGIYAAGFYDQIPDIPVALMSSWYDAYVRSTFENYEGLKRSGRRPLQVIMGPGLHGDRNNSFAGDVDFGSRASVGGNIAESWLEFRRLWFDRWLKGKDDAPEAPRLRLFLMGGGSGRRNVEGRLDHGGDWISAEDWPPPESAERSFYLDAAGRLSDAPSPAASQSQTYDFDPANPVPTIGGALTSGQPVFSGGAFDQREGERFHGSTKPGLPLSARRDVLSFESEPLDDDLKIVGPVEVELFVSTDARDTDFTAKLIDVHPPGDDYPAGFAMIITDGIFRCKFRNSFEKPEPCVEGEIMRIVIEPFAIANLFKAGHRIRLDISSSNFPKYDVNPNTGEPAGAGRSRRVARNTVHFDRERPSRLIVRTLG; the protein is encoded by the coding sequence GTGAGCGATCTCCCCTCGCATCAGCTCATCGACGAGCACGTCGTTGTCCACAAGGATGTGTTCATCGCGATGCGCGATGGCGTCAGGCTCGCGACCGACATCTATCGACCCGCGCGCTCCGGCGCGCCGGTCAATCAGCCGGCGCCGGTCATTCTCGAACGCACGCCCTATGGAAAGACGCAGAGGTCGCGCGCCGAAATCGAGATCGGCATGTCAGGCCCGATGCTGCGCGCCGAAGTCGCCGCGCATTTCGTGCGCCACGGCTATATCGTGATCTATCAGGATTGCCGCGGTCGCCACGGCTCGGAAGGCGAGTTCGTCAAATATCTCTCCGAAGGTCCTGACGGCTTCGATGCGATGGCGTGGATTGCGAAGCAGTCCTGGTGCGACGGCCGGATCGGCACCATGGGCCTGTCCTACGCGGCGCACACGCAGCTCGCGGCGGCGTGCCTCAATCCGCCGGGGCTCGCGACGATGATCCTCGATTCCGGCGGCTTCTCGAACGCTTTCACCTGCGGCATCAGGCAGGGCGGCGCGTTCGAACTGAAGCAGGCGACATGGGCCTACAATCAGGCGCGCGAAGGCGCGATCGCCACGGGTGACAAGGTCGCGCAACGCGCGCTTGAAGCTGAAAACCTGCATGACTGGTTCGGCTGCATGCCCTGGTCGGAAGGGCGCTCGCCGGTGCGCGCGAGCCCGGAATATGAGGCCTATCTGCTGGAGCAGTGGCGCCACGAGAATTTCGACGAATTCTGGAAGCAGGTCGGCATCTACGCCGCCGGGTTCTACGATCAGATTCCAGATATTCCCGTCGCGCTGATGTCGAGCTGGTACGACGCCTATGTCCGCTCGACCTTCGAGAATTACGAAGGCCTCAAGCGCTCCGGCCGCCGTCCGTTGCAGGTCATCATGGGGCCGGGCCTGCATGGCGACCGCAACAACAGCTTCGCCGGCGATGTCGATTTCGGATCGCGCGCGTCGGTTGGCGGCAATATCGCGGAGAGCTGGCTCGAATTCCGCCGCCTCTGGTTCGATCGCTGGCTGAAGGGCAAAGATGACGCGCCGGAGGCGCCGCGTCTGCGTCTCTTCCTCATGGGCGGCGGTTCGGGCCGCCGAAATGTCGAGGGCCGTCTTGATCATGGCGGCGACTGGATTTCCGCTGAGGACTGGCCGCCGCCGGAAAGCGCTGAACGCAGCTTCTACCTCGACGCGGCTGGCCGTCTTTCAGACGCGCCCTCCCCCGCGGCGTCGCAATCTCAAACCTACGATTTCGATCCCGCCAATCCCGTTCCGACGATCGGCGGCGCGCTGACCAGCGGCCAGCCGGTGTTCTCCGGCGGCGCGTTCGACCAGCGCGAGGGCGAGCGCTTCCACGGTTCGACCAAACCGGGCCTGCCGCTCAGCGCGCGCCGCGACGTGCTTTCATTCGAGAGCGAGCCGCTTGACGATGATCTCAAAATCGTGGGACCCGTCGAAGTCGAGCTGTTCGTTTCGACCGATGCGCGCGACACCGACTTCACCGCGAAGCTGATCGACGTGCATCCGCCGGGTGACGATTATCCCGCCGGTTTCGCGATGATCATCACCGATGGAATTTTCCGCTGCAAATTCCGCAACTCGTTCGAGAAGCCGGAACCCTGCGTCGAAGGCGAGATCATGCGCATCGTGATCGAGCCTTTCGCCATCGCGAACCTGTTCAAGGCGGGCCATCGCATCCGGCTCGACATCTCCTCGAGCAATTTTCCGAAATATGACGTCAATCCGAACACGGGCGAACCAGCCGGCGCCGGCCGTTCGCGCCGCGTCGCGCGCAACACCGTCCATTTCGATCGCGAGCGTCCGTCGCGGTTGATCGTGCGAACGCTGGGGTGA
- the nac gene encoding nitrogen assimilation transcriptional regulator NAC, whose protein sequence is MDLRRLRSFLKIVDTGSLTRAAAALNIAQPALSQQLASLESYFRQKLLIRGPHGVTPTEAGRVLYRHAQALLKQFEQCESDVKRASASLSGNVSVGIAPYSAGSTISLALLKAVREKFPDVLLHIVEGFAVAFSELIMNGKLDMAIMHGAGPMRGVKFQPLIDEEFFLVASPAIKLPGDGRDPIDVAALIDIPLLLPSRVNFVRRAVDTAFSSIHRAPHIVAEVESLDTLREAVADGTGCAILPWSVANQIAIPHRSAVFAIANPRIEDTISIGVSDQMALSEAAVAVRGVLLDLALTAARSGRWQKPVQTAAE, encoded by the coding sequence ATGGATTTGCGCCGGCTCAGGTCCTTCCTGAAGATCGTCGACACCGGCAGCCTCACGCGGGCGGCGGCGGCTCTCAATATCGCCCAGCCTGCGCTCAGCCAGCAGCTCGCCAGCCTCGAATCCTATTTCCGGCAGAAGCTGCTGATCAGGGGACCCCACGGCGTCACGCCGACGGAAGCGGGGCGCGTGCTGTATCGCCATGCGCAGGCGCTCTTGAAGCAGTTCGAGCAATGCGAGAGCGACGTGAAACGCGCATCGGCGTCGCTCTCTGGCAATGTCTCGGTGGGGATCGCGCCCTACAGCGCGGGCTCAACCATTTCGCTCGCCCTGCTCAAGGCCGTGCGCGAGAAATTCCCTGATGTCCTGCTGCATATCGTCGAAGGCTTCGCCGTCGCCTTCAGCGAATTGATCATGAATGGCAAGCTCGACATGGCGATCATGCATGGCGCGGGCCCCATGCGCGGCGTCAAATTTCAGCCGCTGATCGACGAGGAGTTCTTCCTGGTCGCGTCGCCCGCGATCAAGCTTCCGGGCGACGGTCGGGACCCGATCGATGTCGCCGCGCTTATCGACATTCCCCTGCTACTTCCCAGCCGCGTCAATTTCGTGCGGAGGGCGGTCGACACGGCCTTTTCGAGCATCCATCGCGCGCCGCACATTGTGGCCGAAGTCGAGTCGCTTGATACGCTGCGCGAAGCAGTCGCGGACGGAACGGGATGTGCGATCCTGCCATGGTCGGTCGCGAACCAGATCGCCATTCCCCATCGCTCCGCGGTCTTCGCCATCGCAAATCCGCGCATCGAAGACACGATTTCGATTGGCGTCTCCGATCAGATGGCCCTCTCTGAAGCGGCCGTCGCCGTGCGCGGCGTGCTTCTCGATCTCGCGCTCACCGCGGCGAGATCAGGGCGCTGGCAAAAGCCTGTCCAGACCGCCGCCGAATGA
- a CDS encoding CaiB/BaiF CoA transferase family protein, with translation MTSDLHAHRPLSGLLVVALEQAVAAPYCSSRLADAGARVIKIERAEGDFARGYDTSVNGLASYFVWLNRGKESLVADIKNDADAALLHRLLGKADVFIQNLAPGAAARAGFGSDELRRRYNRLITVDITGYGSGHAYEEMKAYDLLVQAESGLAEITGHPAGPGRVGVSVCDIACGMAAHAAVLEALVARSVTGEGAKLEVSLFDGMADWMNVPLLYFEGTGVAPKRVGLAHPSICPYGAFATKDEKLVLISIQNEREWANFCKTVLRAPDLPAQSGFESNTARVANRAVVDARVASVFAEMTRERAASLLTEAGTAYGFVNGLDDLAHHPALRRVSISTSRGDASIIAPPAIRNGQAPRLGAVPDIGEHNAAIRREFAE, from the coding sequence GTGACCTCGGATTTGCACGCGCACAGGCCTCTCTCCGGCCTTCTCGTGGTCGCGCTGGAGCAGGCGGTCGCCGCGCCCTATTGCTCCTCGCGACTGGCGGACGCCGGCGCGCGCGTCATCAAGATCGAACGCGCCGAGGGCGATTTCGCGCGCGGCTATGACACGTCCGTGAATGGTCTCGCGAGCTATTTCGTCTGGCTCAATCGCGGCAAGGAGAGCCTTGTCGCCGACATCAAGAACGACGCTGACGCCGCCCTGCTGCATCGCCTGCTTGGGAAGGCCGATGTGTTCATCCAGAATCTGGCGCCAGGCGCCGCGGCGCGCGCCGGCTTCGGCTCGGATGAATTGCGCAGGCGTTATAACAGGCTGATCACGGTCGACATCACAGGCTATGGCTCAGGCCACGCCTATGAGGAGATGAAGGCCTATGATCTCCTCGTGCAGGCCGAGAGCGGCTTGGCCGAAATCACCGGCCATCCCGCCGGCCCCGGCCGCGTTGGCGTCTCCGTCTGCGACATCGCCTGCGGCATGGCCGCTCATGCGGCCGTGCTCGAAGCCTTGGTCGCGCGCAGCGTCACGGGCGAAGGCGCGAAGCTTGAAGTGAGCCTGTTCGACGGCATGGCGGACTGGATGAATGTGCCGCTGCTGTATTTCGAGGGAACGGGCGTCGCGCCAAAACGCGTCGGCCTCGCGCATCCCTCTATTTGTCCTTACGGCGCCTTCGCGACGAAGGACGAGAAGCTTGTGCTGATCTCGATCCAGAACGAGCGCGAATGGGCGAATTTCTGCAAGACCGTTCTGCGCGCGCCCGATCTTCCCGCGCAGTCAGGATTCGAAAGCAACACTGCGCGCGTGGCCAATCGCGCCGTCGTCGATGCGCGCGTCGCATCTGTCTTCGCCGAGATGACGCGCGAACGGGCGGCGTCGCTTCTGACGGAAGCGGGAACGGCCTATGGCTTCGTCAATGGCCTCGATGATCTCGCGCATCATCCGGCGCTGCGCCGCGTTTCTATCAGCACGTCACGCGGCGACGCTTCCATCATCGCGCCGCCGGCGATCCGCAATGGACAGGCGCCGCGATTGGGCGCCGTGCCCGATATCGGCGAACATAATGCCGCGATTCGGCGCGAGTTCGCGGAATAG
- the repB gene encoding plasmid partitioning protein RepB: protein MARKINFDPSPDQDEVEQARAAQPAPTRAARPLLGLDRPLRPTGALGAISSSLDGVNAKVKRAEEIEQKLIAGQAIVDLDTGLIDASFAPDRMAASEEQNAAFRELIREHGQQVPILVRPKPGEEGRFQVAFGHRRLRACRELGLKVRAVVRALTDEQLVVAQGQENSGRTDLTFIERARFAAQLEDRKFSREIIMAALNVDKAALSRLISVVRKVPTDVIEAIGPAPGFGRVRWQELMDLLDGPEMRWKARSVVGTESFAALDTDKRFEAVLAGLREKKVVRVQPESWSASDGVRAAKITKADDKLTLIFDDKTAPRFGDFVRRRLQALYDEYKAASGGS from the coding sequence ATGGCGCGCAAGATCAATTTCGATCCGTCGCCGGATCAGGACGAAGTCGAACAGGCGCGGGCGGCCCAGCCGGCGCCGACCCGCGCGGCGCGGCCGCTGCTGGGTCTCGACCGGCCTTTGCGCCCGACCGGCGCGCTCGGCGCGATTTCCAGCTCACTTGATGGCGTCAACGCCAAGGTGAAGCGGGCCGAGGAGATCGAGCAGAAGCTGATCGCGGGGCAAGCGATCGTCGACCTCGACACGGGCCTGATCGACGCCTCTTTTGCGCCCGACCGCATGGCCGCGAGCGAGGAGCAGAACGCCGCCTTCCGCGAGCTGATCCGCGAGCACGGCCAACAGGTGCCGATCCTGGTGCGGCCGAAGCCTGGCGAAGAGGGGCGCTTTCAGGTCGCCTTCGGCCATCGTCGGCTGCGCGCTTGCCGCGAGCTCGGGCTCAAGGTGCGCGCCGTGGTAAGAGCGCTGACCGATGAACAGCTCGTCGTCGCGCAGGGCCAGGAGAATAGCGGCCGCACCGACCTGACCTTCATCGAGCGGGCGCGTTTCGCAGCCCAGCTTGAGGACCGGAAGTTCTCGCGCGAAATCATCATGGCTGCGCTAAACGTCGACAAGGCCGCGCTGTCGCGGCTGATCTCGGTCGTCCGGAAAGTGCCGACCGATGTGATCGAGGCGATCGGCCCGGCGCCGGGCTTCGGCCGCGTGCGCTGGCAGGAGCTGATGGATCTGCTCGACGGTCCGGAGATGCGCTGGAAAGCCCGCTCGGTCGTCGGGACCGAGAGTTTCGCCGCGCTCGATACAGACAAGCGCTTCGAGGCCGTCCTCGCCGGGTTGCGCGAGAAGAAAGTTGTACGCGTACAACCCGAGAGCTGGAGCGCGTCCGATGGCGTTCGCGCCGCCAAGATCACCAAGGCGGACGACAAGCTCACCTTGATCTTTGACGACAAGACCGCGCCCCGCTTCGGCGATTTCGTCCGGCGGCGGCTGCAGGCGCTCTACGACGAATACAAGGCCGCCTCAGGCGGCTCATGA
- a CDS encoding FAS1-like dehydratase domain-containing protein: MSLDIDHLRSWIGRTEEAEDVITPRLVAEYEATFAPHLAEVGDGEAPLGLHWCLAPPIRPMSELGPDGHPAKGGFLPPVPLPRRMWAGGTIEYRAPLKAGDRVVRHSTIEDVSAKIGRTGSLCFVAVRHEIATARGLALSERHDIVYREANAPGAASVKPEAPPAAAERADITWTVEASPVLLFRYSAMTFNGHRIHYDHPYVTGVEGYAGLVVHGPIQSTLLFNLAATLGEKPPALFSYRGLSPLTDGPAFRVAARRETDGRVTAWTESADGRICMRAEASF; this comes from the coding sequence ATGTCGCTCGACATCGATCATCTCCGAAGCTGGATCGGCCGCACGGAAGAGGCGGAGGATGTGATCACGCCGCGTCTCGTCGCGGAATATGAGGCGACCTTCGCGCCGCATCTCGCCGAGGTCGGCGATGGCGAGGCGCCGCTCGGACTGCACTGGTGCCTCGCGCCGCCGATCCGGCCGATGAGCGAACTCGGGCCCGACGGCCATCCGGCCAAAGGCGGATTTCTCCCGCCGGTCCCCCTCCCCCGTCGCATGTGGGCCGGCGGCACGATCGAATATCGCGCGCCTTTGAAAGCGGGCGACCGCGTCGTCAGGCATTCGACCATCGAGGACGTGTCGGCGAAGATCGGCCGCACCGGCTCGCTCTGCTTCGTCGCCGTGCGCCACGAGATCGCGACGGCGCGAGGCCTCGCGTTGAGCGAGCGCCACGACATCGTCTATCGCGAGGCCAATGCGCCGGGCGCCGCGTCAGTGAAGCCGGAAGCGCCCCCGGCCGCGGCGGAGCGCGCCGACATTACCTGGACGGTCGAGGCGTCGCCCGTGCTGCTGTTCCGCTATTCCGCCATGACCTTCAACGGCCACCGCATCCATTACGATCATCCCTATGTCACTGGGGTCGAGGGCTATGCCGGGCTGGTGGTGCACGGGCCGATCCAGTCGACGCTGTTGTTCAATCTCGCGGCGACGCTGGGCGAGAAACCTCCTGCCCTTTTCTCCTATCGCGGTCTCTCGCCGCTGACCGATGGCCCGGCGTTCCGGGTCGCCGCGCGCCGGGAAACGGATGGTCGCGTGACAGCCTGGACCGAGAGCGCCGACGGGCGGATCTGCATGCGCGCCGAGGCGTCGTTCTGA